One genomic window of Clostridioides sp. ES-S-0054-01 includes the following:
- a CDS encoding DMT family transporter gives MSSTIKSNRIKGIMFIIASALGFAMMSAFVKLAGDLPSFQKVFFRNLVSAVIAFWLIVKHKGSLTGKKENLKVLLYRSIFGTLGVIFNYYAIDRLMLSDANMLNKMSPFLVVIFCAIALKEKINVKQIGAIIIAFIGALFIIKPTFSVEVIPYLGGVAGAIFAAMAYTCLRVLGDREDYYTIVFFFSVFSLVTVGPIAFAVYEPMTFMQLIYLLLGGVFASLGQFGITLAYKYAPAKEISIFDYSNIIFSAILSIFLFNVYPDMLSVVGYLIVFSAAFYMFLYNKKLDKLDKEKKK, from the coding sequence ATGAGTAGTACAATCAAATCAAATCGAATAAAGGGTATAATGTTTATAATAGCATCAGCTCTTGGCTTTGCAATGATGTCTGCATTTGTAAAACTAGCTGGAGATTTACCAAGTTTTCAAAAAGTGTTCTTTAGAAATCTGGTATCAGCTGTAATAGCTTTTTGGCTTATCGTAAAACACAAAGGTAGTCTAACTGGTAAAAAAGAAAATTTAAAAGTACTTTTATATAGGTCAATCTTTGGAACTCTAGGAGTAATATTTAATTATTATGCAATTGATAGGTTGATGCTCTCAGACGCAAACATGCTAAATAAAATGAGCCCCTTTCTTGTAGTTATATTTTGTGCAATTGCTCTAAAAGAAAAAATAAATGTAAAACAGATAGGAGCTATTATAATTGCTTTTATAGGAGCTTTATTCATAATAAAACCAACATTTAGTGTAGAAGTAATTCCTTATCTTGGAGGAGTTGCAGGAGCTATATTTGCAGCAATGGCATATACTTGTTTGAGAGTTCTTGGAGACAGAGAAGATTACTATACAATCGTATTTTTCTTTTCGGTTTTTTCATTAGTTACTGTAGGACCAATTGCTTTTGCAGTATATGAACCAATGACTTTTATGCAACTTATATATCTATTACTAGGTGGAGTATTTGCAAGTCTAGGTCAATTTGGAATAACTCTAGCATATAAGTATGCACCTGCTAAGGAAATTTCTATATTTGATTATAGTAATATAATATTTTCGGCAATTTTAAGTATATTCTTATTTAATGTTTATCCAGATATGTTAAGTGTTGTTGGATATTTAATAGTATTTTCGGCGGCATTTTATATGTTTTTATACAATAAGAAATTAGATAAACTAGATAAAGAAAAGAAGAAGTAA
- a CDS encoding RidA family protein translates to MEIKRYEGTGRMSRAVVHNNTVYLCGQTHAEGGIIEQTTEVLAKIEDLLNKYGSDKQHLLSVTIYLRDMKDFEAMNSVWDAWVEKGFEPARACVEARLAREHLLVEMSVVAATK, encoded by the coding sequence ATGGAAATAAAAAGATATGAAGGAACTGGAAGAATGAGCAGAGCTGTAGTTCATAACAATACAGTCTATTTATGTGGACAAACTCATGCTGAAGGCGGAATAATTGAACAAACTACTGAAGTTTTAGCTAAAATAGAAGATTTATTAAACAAATATGGTTCAGATAAACAACATTTACTATCTGTCACTATTTATTTAAGAGACATGAAAGATTTTGAAGCTATGAACTCTGTTTGGGATGCTTGGGTTGAAAAAGGATTTGAGCCTGCTAGAGCTTGTGTTGAAGCTAGACTTGCTAGAGAGCATTTATTGGTTGAAATGAGCGTTGTTGCAGCTACAAAATAA